TGGTAGTTTCGAGTCaacttgtaaaatattatcagtATTAAACTATCGGCATTTCGTCACGTTTTACAAATTGTATCGAAACTGGACAGAAGCAGCGGGCCGGCTCACTGCGGGTCGCGGGCGGGCGACATGAACTCGCCGAGCGGGTGGCGCGTGGTCCAGGGGTTAAAgtcgcgcggcggcggcgcggcgggcgccgaCCATACGCTCGCCTCCGACACTCCCAGCGTTGACATCGACGACATCAGCGACTCCATGCTGTGCAGCTGGCTCGACCAGCTGCGAGAACTTTGTGATAATTTGGACTGTCGAGTTTTGGGATTTAATTTGTACGCTATGTTATTACACATGATATTAAATCGAATTATCTATTTgcaaattatgtataatatttaacatcaaTAAGATACAAAACCAAAGAAATAAGactatatatagattataaagtataataaaaaaataaacaataaaaaaaattttgaaacgaATTGAATATATCCGAATGTATTCTGTTGAATGCCTGTTTTACTGTGTTGCTGTTGCTTGCTATTTGATGtaattttgaagtatttttcttttccgtcattaaatttcaatttatgtaacagtTCTTTTCACAATGCTGAATCTAAAAGGtggtttattaattgaggaagGTGTTTTACCTCCAGTCGTTAAGGTCAATTCGTAACTAATGTACAGCATAAACTTCATACACAGCCAGTGAAACAGGCCCGCAATATCCAAATGTAAACTAACTCCAGAGGAGCTTGGTGCGCGGTCGGCGTCGGCGGCCGCGCGGCGCGCTGCGCCTCGCGGATCATGCGCAGGCGGCGCGCCGCCGACCAGCGCTCCAGCGAGTACGAGCCGGCCGCGCCCCCCGCGCCGCCCCCGCCCGCACCCGTCGCCGCCGAGCCGTCCTCCTCTTCCACGCGCGACAGCTCCACGCCGCGCTCGGGACTCCAGCGGCCGATCTGTTCACATATGTatcttaaatcttttaaaaaattaaaaacttttatatttatagaatactAGCTTGACCactcaaacgttgttttgccatataaattattaacacccctaaatcccccccccccccccatattACAacacccgatatgcacacaaaatttcataaaaatcagtccagccgttttcggaggagtattgtaagtTAACATTGtgagacgagaattttatattcaatcgACACTCGTTAATTCGAAATCAACGAAAAGTATTACGAATTATCGAGTGTTCGAAATATCAAATGGTTCGAAATTTttgagagaaaataaataaaacttcgaattattaagtgttgatcaataattacatacaaatttattaactgcTATTCTTTAACAATGACAAAAGTCACCTTCCATCTCACCTCCCTCTACTTTTTCGATTTACTTCTTTTCAGCAATCGTCAAGCATTTATACTTTTTAGGACTCATAACTAACACAAACTTTTAATCTGTATACAACGAAAGAGTAACAGTAACTGAAACAACTAAACAAACCAATTCGTGCGGAAGTGTGCGTCAaactaatcataataaaaacaaagactCGTGTACGATGGATACACGTATGTGCAAGTTTGACTTTTCTTTGTCTCGAAATGTACTAAGCTTTCTgtttctgtttctttttttctgcAACTTTGAATTGTCGAGTGTTTGACGCCGATGGGTTCGAATTAACACGTCGTTTTGTTACGTAGCAATGGTTTTTTCGTTCGAATTACcaagtgtataaaaatgtattgatttatttcgaaatataaaGAGATATTGTAGGCCACTCGGGTTGACTTTGAATTATAGAGAGGTTCGAATTATCGCAGGTTTGAATTAACGAGAGTCGACTGTATCAGacttttcactgaattttttgttaaatcacaataaaatatagcccatgtcactcctgaatagtgtagctttctgttagtaaaagaaatttcgtgatcggatcagtatttgagaagattaccccctacaaagttagaaactttacatctttataatatttattattattactatagataaatgcaaaaaagaaaaataaaagcaaGATATATACAAAACGATAAAGTTTCAGTGGATTCAGTGGTTTTCAGTGTTTTGGATTCAGCATCGATTACACATCGATACCCCCCTCCCCCCAAATATCATAAGTGGACAAATGTGATATGTTACTACAAAATTAGAGATTTTGTTATTATAGACTATACTAgtgttataagtatatatttgcagaaaaaagtttcaaaattatatgtacCATCATGTGCAGTTTTAATATTTACCGCTCCTAAATCAGACAACACGttctttcaattaatttttaagaaaaactcCTCGCTTTTCTGTCTAATAGTAAAAAGCACAAGATACCATACCTCCCTGTACTGGCGAAGCAGCTGCGGCGACTGCGGCAACGACCAGTCGACGGCGGGGCGCGCGCCGCAGCCCCAGGCCGCCGCCGCGGCCGCGACCAGCGCCTTGCGCGCCATGGCCGCGCCGCGGTGCGAGCGGTATTCCACGATGGCGGCGCACgagcccgcgccgcgccgcacgcGCACCTCCTGCACCTCGTCCGTCAGCGCGTACAGCAGCCGCACGATCTCCGCCGTCGGCGTCGTCGGCGGAATGCGCGAAATGAATATACGACAGTTGTTTATTGATGGACATACAcctaaaagaattttttgtattatctataatataaaaatgagtcgctgaatgtgttgctaagcgcaaaactcgagaacggttggaccgatttcgctaattcttttttttaaatattccttgaagtacgaggatggttcttacggagagaaaaattctaaaaaaaaaaaaaaaaattaataaaattaaagaatcgactgttagggcgatacgaagttcgccgggtcagctagtaaactcATAAAAAATAGTTCTCGGAATATTCGACTATCCTGGTATCTTTTTTACTGaacgactttcaaaaaaggacgttatcaattcgattgtattttattatgtatgttaacttAGATCTTTTTACcgagtagaccgatttcgatgatccttttttaatcgaaaggtggtgcttatcaGGTgaaatcgagatctgattgccTGAATAGGTAcaggtgtatatatatatatatatatatatatatgtgctgtgtggctacggcactaaagaatttagccaccccctttcttcccgtgggtgtcgtaagaggcgactaagggataacaaggttccacaaccaccttggaactaaaaaaagccgaccgatggcgagataaccattcaactgctggctttgaaatacacaggccaaagacgggcagcgtcttcggtgcgacaaagccagccctgcggtcaccaacccgcctgcccagcgtggtgactatgggcaaaacacatgagttcactccatttttggtgcgaacttgtggaggcctatgtccagcagtggtccGTATTAGGCTGAACCGGTAAATAAAAATGAGCGAACCGCGTCTGTTTTTAAAATCGCAAGATTTCGTTATCTGTTGGAATGTTAATAAAATGATGCAAGTTACCTAATTGCCAAGAGGGCCTGATCATATAATTGTTGAACATGCGTATAGCATTTGCCGCTTCCACCTCCGTAGTATACATCGCGAATGCATACCTGAAAAGTGTTTTGTATACGTACGCGCATTTTAGAATTA
This genomic stretch from Melitaea cinxia chromosome 10, ilMelCinx1.1, whole genome shotgun sequence harbors:
- the LOC123657192 gene encoding probable RNA-binding protein 46: MPSVKHYSSSEVNQYELSSRLLSLTENNKSYTLTQINGQRIYRKAPHAWSGPEPSRNCEVFIGRIPHDCFEDTLVPLFRQAGELFEFRLMINFSGWNRGYAFAMYTTEVEAANAIRMFNNYMIRPSWQLGVCPSINNCRIFISRIPPTTPTAEIVRLLYALTDEVQEVRVRRGAGSCAAIVEYRSHRGAAMARKALVAAAAAAWGCGARPAVDWSLPQSPQLLRQYREIGRWSPERGVELSRVEEEDGSAATGAGGGGAGGAAGSYSLERWSAARRLRMIREAQRAARSRSWSSQLHSMESLMSSMSTLGVSEASVWSAPAAPPPRDFNPWTTRHPLGEFMSPARDPQ